A genomic stretch from Mesomycoplasma neurolyticum includes:
- a CDS encoding ABC transporter ATP-binding protein, with amino-acid sequence MIFWKKKKQNDNTIKSSTKEVNILSKREVAKIKKANNKPKKKIGTILSQNKDDNIIDLYNVKKSYLSGQVVTEVLKGVSLSIKKSEFAVLFGKSGSGKSTLLNIISGLDRASDGEVIVSNNNLTYFSNSKLTKFRREKISFIFQSYNLLQNLNGYDNVLTGAYLQKDKSKILNIDELFKEFEIENIKYKYPSQMSGGQQQRISILRALAKNADIIFADEPTGALDEATSKIVMKSLKYINKKYKTTVIIVSHDPSIAKACDKVITLSDGLIESVHINKNPDEL; translated from the coding sequence ATGATTTTTTGAAAGAAAAAAAAGCAAAATGACAATACTATAAAAAGTAGTACAAAAGAAGTTAATATATTATCAAAAAGAGAAGTGGCTAAAATTAAAAAAGCAAATAATAAACCAAAGAAAAAAATAGGAACAATTTTAAGCCAAAATAAAGATGATAATATTATTGATTTGTATAATGTTAAAAAATCATATTTATCTGGTCAAGTTGTAACTGAAGTTCTTAAAGGTGTGAGTTTGTCAATTAAAAAAAGTGAATTTGCAGTTTTATTTGGTAAATCAGGTTCAGGTAAATCAACATTATTAAATATTATTTCAGGTCTTGATCGCGCTTCTGATGGGGAAGTGATTGTGTCAAATAACAATCTAACATATTTTTCTAATTCTAAATTAACCAAATTTAGAAGAGAAAAAATTAGTTTTATTTTTCAAAGCTATAATTTACTTCAAAATTTAAATGGTTATGACAATGTTTTAACAGGTGCTTATTTGCAAAAAGATAAAAGTAAAATTTTAAATATTGATGAATTATTTAAAGAATTTGAAATTGAAAATATTAAATATAAATACCCTTCACAAATGTCTGGAGGTCAGCAACAAAGAATAAGTATTTTAAGAGCATTAGCTAAAAATGCAGATATTATTTTTGCTGATGAGCCAACTGGTGCTTTAGATGAAGCAACATCTAAAATAGTTATGAAGTCATTAAAATATATTAATAAAAAATATAAAACCACAGTTATAATTGTTTCTCACGATCCTTCAATTGCAAAAGCCTGTGATAAAGTAATTACACTTTCAGATGGTTTGATTGAAAGTGTTCATATTAACAAAAACCCTGATGAATTATAA